In Daucus carota subsp. sativus chromosome 4, DH1 v3.0, whole genome shotgun sequence, one DNA window encodes the following:
- the LOC108219239 gene encoding VQ motif-containing protein 22 translates to MSSPGNNWDFYQHNAPAKPVGLFSSNQVSDATTVTATHIGSASGGGGLSPEGRVAKPVRKRSRASRRTPTTLLNTDTANFRAMVQQFTGGSLAPFASGASSTSSYPIATNFSLGIGTGQQYGNPNAGMIPRPGYNILQVQQQLHQQQQQQQHQFMFSKNDNPSDDDHHAYLRGLERSSIPHMESSGGVDFRLDGVSSSVPPIIRSSSSSQNLSEDNYML, encoded by the coding sequence ATGTCAAGCCCTGGCAATAACTGGGATTTCTATCAGCACAATGCTCCTGCCAAGCCCGTGGGTTTGTTCTCTAGCAACCAAGTCTCCGATGCGACAACCGTGACCGCGACCCACATCGGTTCAGCTAGTGGTGGCGGCGGCTTGAGCCCAGAAGGCCGTGTGGCAAAACCTGTCAGGAAAAGATCCAGGGCTTCCAGGAGAACTCCTACCACCTTACTCAATACCGATACCGCCAACTTCAGAGCCATGGTTCAGCAGTTCACTGGTGGCTCATTGGCTCCATTTGCTTCAGGTGCTTCAAGCACCAGCTCTTACCCTATTGCTACTAATTTCAGCCTGGGGATCGGGACTGGCCAGCAATATGGTAACCCTAATGCAGGCATGATTCCTAGACCAGGGTACAATATTCTACAAGTCCAGCAACAGCtgcatcaacaacaacaacagcaacaacatcaATTCATGTTCTCAAAGAATGACAACCCaagtgatgatgatcatcatGCCTATCTCCGGGGGCTCGAAAGATCCTCAATACCTCACATGGAGTCTTCTGGCGGTGTCGATTTTCGCTTAGACGGTGTCTCCTCATCTGTGCCTCCAATAATCAGGTCTTCTTCCTCCAGCCAGAATCTAAGCGAGGACAACTACATGTTATAA
- the LOC108215798 gene encoding uncharacterized protein LOC108215798 — protein MKVKVISRSTDEFTRERSNDLQRVFHNFDPNLRTQEKAVEYVRALNAAKLEKVFARPFIGAMDGHIDAVTCMAKNPNNLKGLFSGSADGDIRLWDLANRRTVCHFPGHQGAVKGVTVSTDGRILVSCGSDSSVKLWSIPTDTVMDTEDSSSDTPKPLADYVRTNPNFRAVDHQWDGDLFATAGAQVDIWDHNRSQPVNSFEWGVDTVISVRFNPGEPNILATSASDRSIVVYDLRMSSPARKLIMQTRTNSIAWNPREPMNFTAANEDCNCYSYDARKLTEAKCVHKDHVSAVMDIDYSPTGREFVTGSYDRTVRIFEYNAGHSREIYHTKRMQRVFCVKFSGDATYVISGSDDTNLRLWKANASEQLGVLLPRERKQHDYREAVKNRYKHLPEVKRIVRHRHLPKPIYKASALRRTMQEAEKRKEDRRRAHSAPGSMPKESVRKRRIIKEIE, from the exons ATGAAAGTCAAGGTAATCTCACGCTCTACTGATGAGTTCACGCGCGAGAGAAGCAACGACCTCCAg AGAGTGTTTCACAACTTCGATCCTAATTTGAGAACTCAAGAGAAGGCGGTTGAGTATGTTAGAGCTCTCAATGCCGCCAAATTAGAGAAG GTTTTTGCGAGGCCGTTTATCGGAGCAATGGATGGACATATTGATGCAGTGACATGTATGGCTAAAAATCCGAATAATTTGAAAGGATTATTTTCTGGTTCTGCTGACGGAG ATATTCGTCTCTGGGATCTAGCTAACAG GCGAACAGTTTGTCACTTTCCTGGTCACCAGGGTGCAGTTAAGGGTGTAACAGTATCCACAGATGGCCGGATACTTGTATCATGTGGGAGCGATTCAAG TGTCAAACTCTGGAGTATCCCTACTGATACTGTTATGGATACGGAAGACTCTTCGAGTGACACTCCGAAG CCATTGGCAGACTATGTCAGGACAAATCCAAATTTCAG GGCCGTTGATCACCAATGGGATGGTGACCTCTTTGCCACAGCTGGTGCTCAAGTGGACATATGGGACCATAACAG GTCTCAGCCAGTAAACAGTTTCGAATGGGGAGTAGATACAGTGATATCAGTTCGGTTCAATCCCGGTGAACCAAATATACTTGCAACATCGGCTAG TGATCGTAGCATAGTAGTATATGATTTGCGGATGTCATCACCAGCAAGAAAGCTTATCATGCAG ACAAGAACCAATTCAATAGCTTGGAATCCCAGGGAACCAATGAATTTTACAGCT gcAAATGAAGATTGCAATTGCTACAGCTATGATGCCAGAAAGTTAACCGAAGCCAAGTGTGTTCATAAAGATCATGTTTCTGCAGT GATGGATATTGATTACTCACCAACTGGTCGGGAATTCGTGACAGGATCTTATGATAGAACA GTGAGGATTTTTGAATATAATGCTGGTCATAGCAGAGAAATCTATCATACAAAGAGAATGCAGAG GGTATTTTGTGTGAAGTTCAGTGGTGATGCAACTTATGTGATTTCCGGAAGTGATGACACTAACCTTCGACTTTGGAAGGCTAATGCATCTGAACAACTGGGAGTT CTTCTGCCAAGGGAACGTAAACAACATGACTATCGGGAGGCTGTTAAGAATCGTTACAAGCACCTTCCTGAAGTGAAGCGTATTGTGAG ACATAGACACCTACCAAAACCAATATACAAGGCATCAGCTCTTAGAAGAACTATGCAGGAAGCagagaagagaaaagaagataGAAGAAGAGCACATAGTGCCCCGGGGAGCATGCCAAAAGAATCTGTCCGTAAGAGAAGAATTATTAAAGAAATTGAATGA
- the LOC108219240 gene encoding protein NUCLEAR FUSION DEFECTIVE 6, mitochondrial-like isoform X2 → MSGAAARSAARSIFQAAASRGGAARFASSAKASRSPFRTSTRTPLANRLFSCPCELSSMQPFHTATASALMTSMLTLSRRGYGWLPEGIDKTR, encoded by the exons ATGTCTGGAGCCGCAGCTAGATCCGCAGCTCGATCCATTTTCCAAGCCGCCGCTTCTCGTGGCGGCGCGGCTAGGTTCGCTTCAAGCGCCAAAGCTTCCCGCTCTCCATTTCGCACGTCCACCAGAACGCCTCTCGCCAATCGTCTCTTCAG CTGTCCTTGTGAATTGAGTTCGATGCAGCCGTTCCACACTGCCACTGCTTCCGCTTTGATGACTTCGATGCTCACGCTCTCGCGGCGTGgttacggttggcttcctgAAG GCATTGACAAGACTAGATGA
- the LOC108219240 gene encoding protein NUCLEAR FUSION DEFECTIVE 6, mitochondrial-like isoform X3: protein MSGAAARSAARSIFQAAASRGGAARFASSAKASRSPFRTSTRTPLANRLFSCPCELSSMQPFHTATASALMTSMLTLSRRGYGWLPEDL from the exons ATGTCTGGAGCCGCAGCTAGATCCGCAGCTCGATCCATTTTCCAAGCCGCCGCTTCTCGTGGCGGCGCGGCTAGGTTCGCTTCAAGCGCCAAAGCTTCCCGCTCTCCATTTCGCACGTCCACCAGAACGCCTCTCGCCAATCGTCTCTTCAG CTGTCCTTGTGAATTGAGTTCGATGCAGCCGTTCCACACTGCCACTGCTTCCGCTTTGATGACTTCGATGCTCACGCTCTCGCGGCGTGgttacggttggcttcctgAAG ATCTCTAA
- the LOC108219240 gene encoding protein NUCLEAR FUSION DEFECTIVE 6, mitochondrial-like isoform X1 → MSGAAARSAARSIFQAAASRGGAARFASSAKASRSPFRTSTRTPLANRLFSCPCELSSMQPFHTATASALMTSMLTLSRRGYGWLPEGCNDDM, encoded by the exons ATGTCTGGAGCCGCAGCTAGATCCGCAGCTCGATCCATTTTCCAAGCCGCCGCTTCTCGTGGCGGCGCGGCTAGGTTCGCTTCAAGCGCCAAAGCTTCCCGCTCTCCATTTCGCACGTCCACCAGAACGCCTCTCGCCAATCGTCTCTTCAG CTGTCCTTGTGAATTGAGTTCGATGCAGCCGTTCCACACTGCCACTGCTTCCGCTTTGATGACTTCGATGCTCACGCTCTCGCGGCGTGgttacggttggcttcctgAAG GTTGCAATGATgatatgtga
- the LOC108215613 gene encoding probable transcription factor GLK1: MLAVAPLRNPRDEAAGEPRFSIIDDEFPDLSGDHLLDSIDFDDLFIGMEDEDVLPSLEIESDDIFAEFNSVSGGDESETNATSLYVENFDNISSRSYNQEEDKVSGSDFGSGSGRLNQGEQIRNKSDEINVSAKVPTKEEAKRKKSSKNHQGKRKVKVDWTPELHRRFVQAVEQLGVDKAVPSRILELMEIHCLTRHNIASHLQKYRSHRKHLLAREAEAASWTQRRQAYGAASEGGGCKREMNSTSPWLAPTLGFPPNNIPHHFRPLHVWGHPSMEQPLMHVWPPKHLAPSPSPPSPMWPPVTASPHLPQPPPNPSFWNSRYQRNGHSKIPRNHCFAPSMASPRFAAAAAPVPGIPPHAMYKVDPVSAPPRPPFDFHPSKESIDAAIGDVLSKPWLPLPLGLKPPSTDSVVGELHRQGVDNIPPGGACASTT, encoded by the exons ATGCTTGCTGTGGCACCTTTGAGGAACCCTAGAGATGAAGCAGCTGGAGAGCCTAGGTTTTCGATCATCGATGATGAGTTTCCGGACTTATCGGGTGATCATTTGCTCGATAGTATTGATTTTGATGACCTTTTCATTGGcatggaagatgaagatgtgttACCGTCTTTGGAGATTGAATCTGATGATATTTTTGCGGAATTTAATTCTGTTAGTGGAGGAGATGAGTCGGAGACTAATGCAACATCCTTGtatgttgaaaattttgataatatcaGCTCGAGAAGTTACAATCAGGAGGAGGATAAAGTTTCGGGTTCGGATTTCGGATCAGGTTCGGGCAGATTGAATCAAGGGGAGCAAATACGGAACAAGAGCGACGAGATTAATGTTTCAGCAAAAGTTCCAACTAAGGAGGAAGCGAAAAGAAAAAAATCATCTAAGAATCATCAAGGCAAGAGAAAAGTGAAG GTTGATTGGACGCCAGAACTGCACAGAAGGTTTGTGCAAGCAGTGGAGCAGCTAGGTGTGGATAAGGCAGTCCCTTCAAGAATCTTGGAGCTTATGGAAATTCATTGTCTCACCCGTCATAACATTGCCAGTCATCTTCAG AAGTACAGATCTCATCGGAAACATTTGTTAGCacgagaagcagaagctgctagTTGGACTCAGAGACGACAAGCTTACGGTGCTGCTTCAGAAGGTGGCGGATGCAAGAGGGAAATGAATAGTACCAGTCCTTGGCTTGCACCCACCTTAGGATTTCCTCCTAATAATATTCCTCATCATTTTCGACCCTTACATGTATGGGGTCATCCTTCGATGGAGCAACCCTTGATGCATGTCTGGCCTCCTAAACACTTAGCCCCTTCCCCTTCTCCGCCCTCACCTATGTGGCCACCGGTGACCGCATCTCCTCACCTTCCACAACCGCCGCCTAACCCTTCATTCTGGAATTCACGCTATCAACGG AACGGACATTCCAAAATCCCAAGAAATCACTGTTTCGCACCATCAATGGCATCCCCG AGAtttgcagcagcagcagcaccGGTCCCCGGCATTCCACCACATGCAATGTACAAAGTAGACCCCGTTTCTGCTCCCCCTCGCCCTCCTTTCGACTTCCACCCG TCCAAGGAAAGCATAGATGCAGCAATCGGAGATGTTTTATCGAAGCCATGGCTGCCGCTTCCTCTCGGACTAAAACCACCGTCTACCGACAGTGTAGTAGGGGAGCTGCACCGTCAAGGTGTGGATAATATTCCTCCTGGCGGTGCTTGTGCCTCCACAACTTAA
- the LOC108216623 gene encoding nicotianamine aminotransferase 1 encodes MKGGLVKWGFRGNRVLDEASKLTVRGVLGTVMENLRNDGARPIIPLGHGDPSSFSCFKTAPVAEDSVVEAIRSAKFNCYGPAAGISAARRSVADHLSLNLPYKLSAEDIFLTVGANHAIEVILSVLARPGANILIPRPGYPVYEARAAFSNVEVRHFNLLPEKGWEVDLDSVGALADDNTVAIVIVNPGNPCGNVFTHEHLKQVAETARRLGILVIADEVYNHLCFGSNPFVPGGVFGTITPVLTLGSLSKRWIVPGWRLGWIAINDPNDILQKHGLVESIKSYISISAEPPTFIQGALPQILEKTTNGFFSNTIEILKEAVDVFYTKLEEIPCLTCPQKPEGAMSCMVKLNLSLLEDIHDDMDFCIKLAREESVVVLPGAAVGLKNWLRITFAVDPAALEDGLERMKAFYLRHAKKQGEADEDQIVSL; translated from the exons ATGAAGGGAGGATTAGTGAAATGGGGGTTTCGAGGTAACAGAGTTTTGGACGAGGCCTCGAAATTAACCGTGAGAGGTGTTCTTGGGACTGTTATGGAGAATCTGAGAAATGATGGGGCCAGGCCCATTATTCCATTGGGCCATGGTGACCCATCTTCATTTTCTTGCTTTAAAACTGCACCTGTGGCTGAAGATTCTGTTGTGGAGGCCATTCGTTCTGCCAAGTTTAACTGTTATGGCCCTGCTGCTGGGATTTCTGCGGCAAGGAG GTCAGTTGCAGATCATCTATCTTTGAATCTTCCATATAAATTATCTGCTGAGGACATTTTTCTGACAGTCGGTGCCAATCACGCAATTGAAGTTATTTTATCAGTTCTTGCTCGGCCTGGTGCCAATATATTAATTCCAAGACCAGGCTATCCAGTATATGAAGCTCGTGCTGCCTTTAGCAATGTAGAGGTTAGGCACTTCAATCTTCTGCCAGAAAAAGGTTGGGAGGTTGACCTTGACAGTGTGGGAGCACTCGCAGATGATAATACTGTTGCCATAGTTATCGTCAACCCAGGAAATCCCTGTGGAAACGTTTTCACACATGAACACCTAAAACAG GTTGCAGAGACTGCAAGAAGGCTTGGAATTCTTGTAATTGCAGATGAAGTATATAATCACCTATGTTTTGGAAGCAACCCATTTGTCCCAGGAGGAGTGTTTGGAACTATCACACCTGTTCTTACTCTAGGGTCACTGTCAAAAAGATGGATTGTCCCTGGTTGGCGACTCGGATGGATTGCAATAAATGATCCAAATGACATTTTGCAGAAACATGGG CTTGTTGAATCTATCAAGAGCTATATCAGCATCAGCGCTGAACCTCCAACTTTCATTCAG GGAGCATTACCACAAATCCTTGAGAAAACAACAAATGGCTTCTTTTCTAATACCATCGAAATACTTAAAGAGGCTGTGGATGTGTTCTACACTAAACTTGAGGAAATTCCTTGCCTGACTTGCCCTCAGAAACCAGAAGGAGCCATGTCTTGCATG GTGAAACTAAACCTGTCACTGTTGGAGGACATACATGACGATATGGATTTTTGTATCAAGTTAGCTAGAGAAGAGTCGGTAGTCGTGCTTCCAG GGGCCGCGGTAGGGCTTAAGAATTGGCTTCGCATTACTTTTGCTGTTGATCCGGCAGCTCTGGAAGATGGTCTTGAGAGAATGAAAGCCTTCTATCTGAGGCATGCTAAGAAGCAAGGCGAAGCTGACGAGGATCAGATTGTAAGCTTATAG